The DNA sequence CTTTCATCACAGCAGGCTTTGAAGAGAACACTTCCGTCATCTTTCCGGCCACATGTGCTCACTAATAAAGCGAATCTTTATGAAGAGAATGGGGACAATATTTGTATTAATGACATCAATGGAAACTCTTCACGGCCGATTTCAACAGACAGCAAGAGCTACATGAGAGACCATTGGAGCAGGAACCCTGATGATGACGTTATCATGATTGAGAATAAAAGTAGTAGGATTTTGCCACCGTCAATTATGCCCGCGAAGTCTGTTTCTGCTGCACAGGTTGCCGGTTCAAGTGATCCCATTTTTCATTCTGGGATTGGTGATGAAAGGATGTCCAAAGATGACGAGAGACTGATTTATCAAGCGGCATTAGAGGTGCTATTGCTGTTAATTTCAAGTTAATATGAATCTACATGTTGGATGACTTAACGTCGTGATGCCAATTTGTCCTTGTCATAACTTGTCAACACGTGGCATTTCAGTTTTTAAGTGAATTTTGATCTTTTAGGTGTGCTATCAACAAGTTGTGGTGATAGCTTAGTTTTTCGGAGTAGTGATTAGTAATGACAATATGGTATACAGTGATCTTGGTATAATATTGGCCAGCTAACTTTTTAGACGCAAGGAGCCAGCTAACTTTTTAGACGCAAGGAGCCAAGAACCACTAACCTCGGTGATTGGTAAGCCAGCAATCCCTGCTGGGCTTGAGTTTGTTAATATCATTGGCCATCTGGTGTTAAACATCCCACTAACCTCTAGGCTATCTTTTCCATGTACTGGATCTATTCACTCTACGAATTCTGCACTggtttgttgaaaaaaaaaaacggaaagtTGAATGTTTGGGCTGGTGCACAATCTGTTTAGTTTTCAATGGTGAATATTTGCGTTTGAGTGTCAAGGCCTGATATTTGAACTCTCACAGGATCTTAATCAACCAAAAATGGAAGCTAATTTACCCGATGGTCTGTTGTCTGTACCTCTGTTAAGACATCAGGTGCTTCTAAATACCATCTCTGTTCCATTATCTGAAATAAATATGGATTTTCCCTAACTATTGTCTTAGTAGAAAATTGCCTTGGCATGGATGCttcaaaaggaaacaagaagtTTGCACTGTTTGGGTGGAATTTTGGCTGATGATCAGGTCAATTTCTGCCAATTCTTTTAGCCTACATATTTGTCAACTGTTCTCCTTATTTCATCCTAGATTAACTGTACGGATGATGCAGGGCCTTGGTAAGACCATCTCTATGATTGCCCTTATACAAATGCAACGGTATCTGCAGTCTAAATCAAAGTCGGAAAGCATGCCCAATCCCAAAACTGAAGCGCTGAATttggatgacgatgatgataacGGTAACAATGCTTTGAACAATTCCCAGGTTCCTGCAGAATCCAAGGATTCAAAACCTGTTCCAGAAGTGAGTACTTCCACCCATGCATTCAGTAAGCGGAGGCCCGCTGGAGGCACATTGGTTGTTTGTCCTGCCAGTGTTCTCCGGCAGTGGGCTAGGGAGTTGGATGAGAAAGTTGCAGGGGCAGCCAAGCTTAAGGTTTTGGTCTATCATGGAGGAACTAGGACAAAGGATCCTGTTGAACTGGCTACTTATGACGTAGTCGTCACGACATATGCTATTGTGACAATTGAAGTACCAAAACAACCTGTGGTAGATGAGGATGATGCTGAAGAAAGAAATGGGGAAGCATATGGATTGTCGCCGGAGTTTTCAGCTagtaagaagaggaaaaaagctATCAATGTTAGTAAGAAAGGGAAGAAGGGTAGAACAGGTTTTGATAGTTCGTCTTTTGATTGTAGCAGTGGTGCACTTGCTAGAGTAGGGTGGCTTAGGGTGATTTTGGATGAAGCCCAGACGATAAAAAATCACAGGACTCAAGTTGCTAGAGCATGCTGTAGCCTTCGAGCCAAAACAAGATGGTGCTTATCTGGAACTCCGATACAGAATTCAATTGATGATTTATACAGCTACTTCAGATTCTTGAGGTATGAACCATATGCTGCATATAAATCATTTTGTACGACCATAAAGATTCCTATATCGCGAAATTCGCTCCATGGTTACAAGAAGCTCCAAGCAATCCTTAGGGCTATAATGCTGCGTCGTACAAAAGGTGAGTTTCTTTTTGCTTGTGTAcagttgcttcttcttcttcttcttattatttttttgaaatcctAGATCTATGATTTGATGGTAGTTATTTCCCTCCTACAAGGGGCATGCAACCCAAATCAGTCATTCAATACAAAAATCTCCATTCCTGCCCGACTCGCGTACTTATAACATTTGGGATGCTTTGATTGGAATTGTTGATTAGTATTTGAAATCAATTTTGCTTGTCATTGGTGTGTCCTTAATGATTTACCTGTGATATGTCGGATAATGAATTTATTTGAGGAAACTGATCAGATATTTTCAAACTCAAGGAACATTGATTGATGGGGAGCCGATAATTACATTGCCTCCAAAATCAATATGCTTGGCTACGGTGGATTTCTCCAAAGAAGAGAGGGATTTCTACACCCAACTGGAGCTCGATTCACGTATGCAATTCAAGGTGAGGAACGGACTTTCTGAAATTTTCTCACCGGCATTATAGTGTATCGTTATTAAGCTAGCAAGACTAGTACCATTCATAGTCATTTAAAAGAGCCTTTTCTAGTCATATATTGTGCTGCCACTGAGACTATTTGGAACATGGTCTCTGTTTATATCATTTTGGATATGATTCTGCTAAATGCGTGTTCCTTTATCTTCATATTAACAACTCATTTTTGTGTTGTTTGTGTTCTCGATATTAGTGCTTTAGTTAGATTTTGCACTAACTGTACACAGTGAAGAATTCACATAATTCCAAGAGATAGAATTTGGTGGCGGTAGGTCCAATGACAGGTAGAGACAAATTGACTGTGGAGAAGAGTATGATTCTTGGCACATCTGTTGTTTGCTTTCTCCTTTTCATTAGGTCAATTTTTTGGCCACTGTGGATGGATGGGACCGGAAAGGGGTATTGGGTAGATTTCCAGATAGTGTCGCCCATAAAAAAAGTATGATTTGAGGTGATATTGCTTCTGGGGGAATTGTGTAGTCCGTCAAGAAATTATGATTTGAGGTGTCGTTGCCTCTAATTTAAGTTTGATGTGGTGTGGTTCCTTGTTGTGCTAACATCTCTCCATTGGCTaaccctccccccccaaaaaaaaaaaaccagccctccaacacacacacacaaccaaaataacaacacacacccaaaaaaaggaaacaaactaAGGATGCTAGCAAGGTTGTGGTCATTGTGTTATTGCTTTTTATTGTGATGCTATCAATCAAAATTTTGCTGTTTGGAAGTTTTGCATACTTTTGGTCCATATGTACATGGTAATATTGCAAATTGCATCTCCACAATTTTGGCTGTTGTATTTTGGTTAATTTATGGTGGTCCCTCTTTCTTATGTTGGGCCATATGTGCTTCTAATTGTCTAGTTCTATATTGCAGGCATATGCTGCTGCTGGCACTGTGAAACAGAACTATGCAAATATTCTTCTGATGCTTTTGCGCCTGCGACAGGCTTGTGACCATCCATTGCTTGTCAACGGATACACTTCTGACTATCTTGGAAACTTTTCTTTGCAAACGGCAAAAAAATTGCCTCGAAATAAGCTTACCAATCTCCTGGATTGCCTAGAGACGTCCTTGTCCACATGTACTTCGTGTAATGTACGTGTTTTTTTGAGTGTTTGGATGTGTTTGTGACCATCTGTGCATGCACACCTGTGCTCATCACTTTGTCTGCACTCCACAATGCAGTTTTACTAATCAGTGTTAATTTTTGCAGCCATTGTTCTTGCTTGTGTATCTGCATATCCGAAGAAATCATTTAGCATCTCAACTATGGAATATGTCATCTATGGCATTTGATTGACAGTTTGGAATCTGTATTCCTTCATCGATTTATTCTACCCCATCTAATGGTTTTCGTTTTATGTAATTTTCAGGATACACCGGACCACCCTGTTGTTACTATCTGTGGCCACGTTTTCTGTTATCAGTGTGTGTCTGAATATCTGAATGGTGATGATAATACATGTCCTGCACATAGATGTAAAGAACCACTCGGTCCAGATGTTGTTTTCTCCAAAGCTATTCTCAGAAGTTGCGTCCTCGGCGACTCTGAAAATGGTTCGACAAGTTCACAGCGAGCTGACAAATCATTGATCATGGAGCATGAGTTTAGTTCGGCTAAAATCAAAGCTCTTCTTGAGATTCTACGGGCGCAATGCAGAGGAAAAAGTGCAGATGCAGAGCTTCATGGTCCCATTGATTGTGATGATGAGTCTCTTTACGAAAATACAGGCACTGCAGATTCAACATGCAGAGTTAAAGCTGTTAAGCACACAGCTGTTTATTCAAGTTCTCCCCCTGAAGGACCAATTAAAGCAATTGTCTTTTCTCAGTGGACGAGTATGTTAAACTTGGTTGAACAAAATATGGTGCAGTGTGGTATACCATATAGACGACTTGATGGAACAATGACCCTTGCTGCAAGAGACAAAGCTGTGAAGGAATTTAACACCGATCCCGAGGTTTGGCTGCGATAGTTGAGAACATTTCAATCATCTATCAATGCCTgtcactttttctttggataTGCATGTTTTCACAGAACTGCACTGGATAAAAGGCCCCTGCATATCTATCGTAATTAGTGGAATATGGTCGTAATGTGTGTAATAGGAGCTTGATGCTGCtaagagagaatttttttttttcgtgtatTTGTTTTCACAAGAAAATCAAGTTGCGTCTTCCCCTAAAATTTTGTTGAGCTTGACACCTGAATGTTTGAAATTTGTTGCAGGTAATCGTTATGCTAATGTCATTAAAAGCGGGGAACCTTGGTCTAAACATGGTTGCTGCTTGTCATGTTATTCTTTTGGATCTTTGGTGGAATCCAACTACTGAAGATCAAGCTATCGATCGAGCTCATAGAATTGGACAAACTCGACCAGTTACTGTATCTCGAATCACAATTAAGGATACGGTGGAAGATAGAATTTTGGCTCTCCAGGTACTGCTTGGTCTCTCTTTGTGGCCTCCTCTAAATTCTGTTAGGCTTGAGAATCTGACATTTTTATAGGTTCTTTTGCAGTTTTAAAAAGATGAAACCATCTTGCAAGTTCATTCCCGTTCTTTAATACACATTAGCATCAATTTAGCGATTGTTCATTTTCTCCAGACAAGGAACCTAATTATCGTCAGTGCCGTCGCTGTCTGTTCTCTTATTCGAGGAAActaataattttcattaatcagATGCAATAAAAGATTTGATGGCCAGTTAATTGCCATGTCCCTCTTAATTGTAATCAAACATGCGTCCTGGTCATTTTAATTAGCCATCGCTAGAATCATATTGTTATGCAATGAGAGAGCAATGCACACCTTATCACTATGGTTATGCAAAGGGACATATGCTTAGTCATAGATGCTGAAAGAGGccttatttgtttatttattttaaatcatttgGCACATCTACTGGCCTTCAAATCCATTTGATGGTGGGATATTAACTCATTACCATGCTTCGTTTTGCTTGCTGTCATTTGcaggaagaaaagagaaagatggTGGCGTCTGCTTTTGGTGAAGACCAAGGAGGCAGTGCCGCAACTCGTCTAACAGTTGAAGATCTCAAAtatctctttttgttatagatTTGTTCCCATCACATTTTTTGTCTTGAGTAAGTCTTCTCACTCCGAAAACCTCTGGGGATGGGCAAGGGAGTGATTTAAGTTTTCATTAGTCAGAGGAGTGAGGaatttttgaatatctgccgtcGCGCATATTACCTGCCGCCACCGGTGTTTTGACAGGAACATCGACAGCGAACTCTAGATTGCCCATGCCTGAATTTTAGGTTGACAAAAGGGGTTCTTGTCCAGCTGTGGATGCAGCAGCCAGGCTAACATGTGAATATTATTCTGTAGATTAAACTAGCTTAGCATAGGATTAGACCCTTCTATAGTTTATGGTATGATTATTTTGTCTCTGTATATTCTCTCTCGGCAAACCTCTGATGTTCACGTTGCCCGTCTTTGATGGGGTCGTCTCTCTTGTAGGCTGCTTGTGTCCGTGCTTGCGGCGCATAAGTTCAGGTCTAATCTCATCAATCGATTCTCCTTTCCGACCACGAATGTCTGGTGTACCATGTTGAATCTAGTGAGTGGGAGGAAGAAATGAGAGACGCAGGTAGAGATATATCCCTTGCTTGTGCCTTACCATTGTTAGTTTTTGACGGCTGATGACAGCGGGGGTGCACAAGTTTATTAAGTGCAGCCATACAATTCATAAGCTGGGCATACATTGATGTGGAGAATTCTGTTTTTGGGTCTCTTTTTTTTCCGCTCGACAAATCTAAGATTGAATGGATAAAAACATTCCTAAGCAACTTAATCTGGCTTGAACTTGTTTTCTTATGTGGCTAATTGAGGAGATGAGGGAGAACTCTTCAACTACTCAATCAGACATAAAAGCCACAAAATATGACCACTTAAAACTGAGAGGTCTCTgacccaaagaaaaagaaaactaagaGTTCCCCctttcttttaaagaaaaagacCTCTGAACGGCTCACTTGGATTGTAAAAGCACCTTTTGGAAGAGGGCAAGAGGGTTTCAAATTGAATGTTGCGTATCTTGCAAAACCGTTAAAAAATAAGCACTAATCGAAAAAGATCAGGGCCCTAGCATGTCAATACATATCATTAGTGTTTCTAATGCATGCCAAACATATTTTGTTGCCATTTGACTATATTGGTCCTATGAGTTGGCTAATAGGGGAAAATGTCTCTTGAGCCAGTTGTGTTTGTCTACTTGTCTTGCCTCAAGAAGGATGAAAAGTGACCTAGAAAATTGGGCAAAGTGACTGAGCCCAGTAAAGGGATTCagacaaaaatattaaagaatgGACAAGAATTGACACTATGCTGTACAAGATAATTGAGGGTGGGAAATTGTCTTGAAGAATATCCAAGATGATCCTAATTTGTGAGCAAATCCCAGCATTGCTTTTATTTGATTCCCCTTCCTTTCACCAGTTTCGCCACCAAATTTTCCAACTCTTGTGGGCCACTAAAGTTGTTCGACACCTCCAAGGATTGGAGTATTCAACTTGAAACCACAGTAATGACATTACCCTCAAATCGCTTTTTCAACCTCATTTCAAagagaacaagagagagagatgggggtaTGAAAGACTCAGATGTTAATGATGCTTtcctgtttttcctcttttttttttctccctaatCTTCCCCCcagaaaaaaagggtaaaagtaCTCTTAATGTCAATCTATGGGAAAACAGGAAAAGCATGTGACTTTGCAAAAGTGATGTGTTGAATGCACTCCCAACCAAACTTAAGTTTACGCCAAGGGCAGACCGGAAACCCTAGTGATGGCCTCACATGTCCACCATGGTGGTGGCTCCCTTCCCTCATCATTCTAACTCTGCAGCAAGCAGCcttctcagagagagagagagagagagagaggaatctgTCTACATGGATGACAGGAAAAAGGGAAAGCTAATGCAATAATCCACACGGTGTCAAGGTCATGTCCACACACTTGACAGCAGTAGTGAGAGACTGGACTACTTCTCTACCATGCATCTGAGGTAAAAGGGGCCTCTTGGATCCTCCTCTTCAGGTTTGCCCCAAAAGAAGTGTTTTTTCGCTCTAATACCCATTTAAAGAAACGACCTTTTGCTGTGGGTTCCCTTTGACTGCCTCCAGATTTTCTCTTGGTGTTTTTGCATTCTCTCCCTgatgaaagcaaagaaaaggcaaaaagacaGGATTTTTATGACAATAGTGAAGTGGGGAGTTAAAAAAACGTTGCTTTTACACCTCTCTAGTCTCATAACATTGCATAAACACCCCCCATAATCAGACTTTAATACATCACTTCTCATCTATATGCTACACTTTATGTACTAAGGCTAGCAAAATTCACCCATTAACTTACTTTTACAATTCTTCACTTAACAAACGTTGGGCCCAAAACCAACGAACCCGTTAGATCCATCAAAGGAAACCTGTATGCCTTCTTGCTGTATGTTCCCGATGATGGATAGCGGCGAGGAGGAGGGCGCGAACGCGAAGCAGAAGGTGCCCGCGTCGTCCACCGGGATCAGGAAGTTCCTCGCCGGAAGCGTCAGGATGGGCCCGCCCGAGAAGTAGAACGAGATGGTCGGGACCCGCACCGTCACGAAGCCGTACAGGTTGTAGCAGGTGTCGAAGATGGTCACCCCCGCGGCTCGCGGGAGGTTCGTCGTCTGGGCGACGAAGGCGTCGCGGAACGCCGCGTAGGCGGGCGCGGGGAACCGGGTCACGGCCGTGCCCGTGTCCATGACGACTCCTCCGTTTCCCAACTCATTGAGGCGGAAGGTGTCCTCGGATATGGGAACCCGGATGCCGCCGACGGCGAGGCCCGCTAGACCAATGTAATAAAAACTCGGCGCCTGGGGGTTGCGGATTAGCGGGACCCAAACAGCTCCGACTGGCACGGCCCCGCGCCCGAACTCCAATGACCCGGACGCATCGGTGCCCCGACTCACCAGGCAATAGCTAAAGGCCCCACCGGTCTGCCCGCCGAGCTGGCCGACGAAGGACATGGAGCCGCCCCCCAGGCCTAGCAGGCCGGCGGCGCCGATGAACATGCCCCGGTTTCTGTGCCCGCACCCGATCGCCACGTTGTTGACCACGGTCCCCCCGAAGGTGAGGGTCTCCAATGCCATCGTGCCCTTGGTGTAGGACCCGTCGCCGTAGGACACCTCGTAGTGGCACCGGCCCGAGCGGCAGCCCGCGTTCTCGAGGCGGTCGCAGACCGTGGAGCCGCACGACACCCCGGAGAACGATGCGGACTCGGACGGGTCGAAGACCGGGTCGGACTGGTGGTAGCACTGGCTGCAAGGCTGACACTGCACCCACACTATGTCGCTGCCCGAGTCGATCACCATGTACTGGCTCCTCGCCGGGCTTCCGACACCTATCCTCACAAAGTACTCACCGCTCCCTTGATCCATGCCGGAGACCACGTCGGATCCGAAATCCTCCACCACCTCAAAGGCGGCGGCCCCACCGTCCCTGCCGGCGGCTCCGTGGCCGGACAACCGGCGGAAGAGCCCGGCCACCCGTTTCGCGTCCCGCTTCATCCGATCGTGGAATCGGAGGGAATGAGAGTCACGGTGGGAGCTGGCGGAACGTAATTGGTCTCTGTGGAGCAGCCTCAGCTTGTACTTGCTTTCAtgctcgctctcgctctcgcccACTTCATGCTTGTTGAAGAAGTCGTGGTACTCGTTTATTTTGGGAGGGAGGGCTTTTGTGGCCGCAAGGGCTTCTCTCACGTTCAAGTGTTGGAAGTCCGAGTACGACGTGGCGGTCGAACCCGCGGCGGCGGCACTCAGAAGCTGAAGCACCGCAAGAAGGACTAGCAATGCTTGTAACATgcttggtttgttttttttttcagctttgGGTGGGGGTCGACAAGGAAAGAACCGGAGAGGTTTTTCAGACAAAGAAGCAAGTCGCTGAGGATCGAAACGAGGAGGAGGGGATTTATGCGGCTTGGGCTTTAGGATTGAAGAGACAAATAAAGTTTATGGGGTTTGGGAAAATAATTGAGGTTGATGATGATGGcggttctcttcttcttctgttcatTTGGCCTctcttactcttttttttttctttgtaatctttctcttttttcttttttctttttttatttcttctccaCCCTTTGAAGTGTCGTGATCTATGATTACCATTCAATGCACAAAACGTGCAAATCTCTTTGACCAGTTGCTACAACACCACACCCCTCcttgttattttccttttccttttgctttttttttttttttgcctcttatAAGAAAAGAAGCAGCAGTTGTCTTTTTTGTCTCTTGCACATAGTGTGCAGTCGCACCTTGACATAGAAACCCCCAAGGTTAAATCTAgggtttcttcttttccttctcgaaTGTTGTATTTGGCACTGCAGCATGAGGAAAAAAGCGACCCTGTGCGTCCCCTTTGAATTGTGGAAATACATACAGGCTGGCTTAGATGGCGAGCGAGAGAACCGACCTTATCGTTGATCTGATTGCGGCTGACACTGCGTCACGGTGAATTTCGCTTTAggtttttttcttgttccttgACGTGAGGAAATCTATCGCATGGACTTAACAAAGCCATCGGGGGGGAAACGGAACGCGAGAAAGCAAGGAGCATCCGATGGGGAAAACCCTAATCAACGAGCCGGGCATTGGCAAAACGCGAGCCCATTATTTCCATTGACCGAACCGTAATTTTGTAGTAATAATATCCCACGCCCTTGTAATTATGACGCGTTTCCTGTTGGTGAGAGATGTTGCTCGCCATCTTTTGCCGTGGGAAAAGCTTTGATTGGAAAGGCGTAGAGGgcatggtgatgatgatggtggtgggtGATCGCAAAAGCAAGGTCCAGAACGGGGATTGATGTGAAATGAGGTTCTGCAAATCATTTCATAAGCTTCCACCACCAACAGCACTAGTAGATTACACGGCAATGTGAACTTTGACTATTTGGAGAGAATCACTCCGGAGACGCAGTGATTGGGAGAAGATTGAGTGGGTAGTCGCTCGCATGAGAATGTTTCGGATGTAAGTTGTCGCCAACGAATGCGATCGATAATGACATAAGTATTACAACTTTTTTAGAGGGCAGGAACTAAGTAGAATTTGCTTCCATCCGATGTTCaagatgacctttttttttatgatcggTGCTCGACTATCGCCGTCTTATGTAATTATACGGCATGTCTGACGGAAAAAATCGAGTTTTTGGTGCTGTGATGCATCGTATTTAAGCATATATTACGGGTCGTAGATTACATCGTATGAATCAAATTTCTGCACTTGTTGGACAGTTGATGTGTAGAAAGGTAGAGAAATTTCAATCTTTCTTTCAATTAGCTATTACAGAAATCATTCCTAACTTTCAAGAGATCAAACCACTTATTGTTTGATCGATCATCGCTCTCTATCTTAACatatttcttgtttcttttcctctctttttttgtttctatatTAATGTATATTTTCCATATACGAATCACTCTGCGCAAGTCTATTTAtaccaaaaaattatatatcTTTTTTAATTCCATTACTGCCACTATACTAATGGGACAATATAATCCATGGAATTTTCTTCCTACCTCTATTTCCTGAGGAAAAGTGAGACTGCCGATACATGTCATGTCAAACTATCGGTTTCACTTCGCGCGTTAAGATATCTCATTAGTTTTTCAATTCATCGTATTAGTGTCACGTAATATTTGAATTTCTCTTGATAGATTCTTGTGATATTCGAGTCCTCTCGAGAAAGTGACGGTTCTAGTAAAAGACTGACAAGTGCATAGCTCTTTGTCAAGATAATAAAAATGCTATCCTACACTTACATACATTGTATAGTGACCAAAAGCAAACcttattgttttttttgggaaaaaaaccaccaaaaatcctgaactatgtcaattgtgacacatttaccctaaacttttttttgcgacatcaaaaatcccaaactttttcttgtgacattaaaaaccctaaacttatacccgtgtgacatatttaccccaaaatatttttttgtgacataaaaaatcataaacttatattcgtgcgacacatttacttcaaaattttgaggtaaatgtgtcacacgaatataagtttggagtttttagtatcacaataaaaagtttggggtaaatgtgtcacacaagcacaagtttaggataaatgtgtcatatgcgtacaagtttagggttttttgtgtcacaaataaaaatttggagtCAATGTGTCACCGCgggcataatttaggatttttggtgactttttcccttgtttttttgGACAAGTTCCTCCACCAATGAATGTATTGTCATTTTAGATACTTTTGTAAGAAAAAAGTAACACTTCCGTTCTGCATGCTTTTCTCCAATTCGACCTGGGTTTAATATTGTGGCAACTAGTGCTTCTTCCTAGTAAGGacaaacaatctctctctctctctctctctctctctctctctctctcacacacacacacacacacactaaaAGTGGAATGAGGCTGATGATTTTTAAAACATAAAGATGAAAGGAGGCTGAGTTCCATGGAGAATGGGGTCAGGCTTTTTCCATTTGGAAACTTGGGGAAAAGATGGTTAGAGCCCAAAGAACAAACGAGTCGAACCCTAATCGCTCGTCTAATTAGAGATTAGCAAAGAAATCAAACCTCACGTCTCACTCtaaactttttccttttgaacCTAAAATACAACCCATAAAGGCACCGCCTTTCTACTTAGACCCTCAGCCTTTTGATAAAGTGATTAAGAtagttatttgtttatttaaacGAGGGTTGAAAGCGCGTACaccttaatattttaattaggtTTTAGCTTAATAAAACGGCTTAATTCTCCGGCGGAACAACGATATTTTCCTTAACAGTTGGGGGAATCtgtggttttttcttttctttttctctttttgttcttccAATTTCTGTTTGTAATTTTACTTTACTTGTCCCGCCCATCTTTCGGAGATAACGGGAAACCATGCTTCGATAAGGGAAAAAAGTGGCGACAAATTTCACTAAGACACTTTATGGTACACATACACTGTACGATTAGAttagtgaaaggaaagaattaATATTGCTTTCATGCGACCAAGTAAAATCGACCTCTCCGGTCCGATCACATACGAATGTCATCCGCATCGGCGTTAGGGGTTTTGCTAATAACTCGGTTTTTTTAGGATTCAATCCCGAGAAATCGCGATAACGGAAGCTGAATCTGTGACCTTGCGCTTCTCGATACCTAAGTCCGCATCGTCATTCCATCGATCGCTCGAGATAGCAAAAGTTCATGATGAGGGGTACTCATGAAGCACGGTATGGCACTAAGAAAAGGGCGAGAGCATAAATTGGGAGAAGGACAAAGAGTTACTGAAGATTGGGGCTGAAAAGAGTCTGGCGTGATGCAATGACAATGAAATTTTACCATCCTCCATAATCATTGCACCCCGCATGGCCCGATTCATCTCCCTCTCCTCCATGTTGGTTGTACGGTCGTCCCTTTTCTTatagaaaatcctaaatatattgcaccTTGCATgattgtcaattcggtcctataATCTTTTAATTTCGCCAATTGAGTCATCGACCATTTcgtattttgccaattaagcccattcggccaattttggatgaaaaccgccgacgtggacaccgaccatcctacgtggcacgatccgCGTTGACGTAGATaaatttagataatatttttatttttctattttttccattttcttttgggataATCACATAAATAGCCcccgaactttgatccaattatgcaatgtgatccatgaacttttggaatatgttcaacttagttttcgaattataggaagatgtccaaacttttttttcctttgcatttTGAGTAGGAGATAACCTAGGAAGCATGGTATACAAGTAGACGGGAACA is a window from the Rhodamnia argentea isolate NSW1041297 chromosome 8, ASM2092103v1, whole genome shotgun sequence genome containing:
- the LOC115735560 gene encoding helicase-like transcription factor CHR28 isoform X2, with the protein product MTYASDHGDHLCNSNDSMWRCFLLIRWISRFFADLVCSLISSCSSFAAKRERCGKLRSSKLAMDPIEISSSDSETEVEDSGRSGTAQDRRVLPPWDSSLTSGASARRPETATSGSSLRYVPHVKVHANSSFSDGIGSSAQSSQDDDVRYFPENGHSALPSAINSRISISPTGDYERLSSQQALKRTLPSSFRPHVLTNKANLYEENGDNICINDINGNSSRPISTDSKSYMRDHWSRNPDDDVIMIENKSSRILPPSIMPAKSVSAAQVAGSSDPIFHSGIGDERMSKDDERLIYQAALEDLNQPKMEANLPDGLLSVPLLRHQKIALAWMLQKETRSLHCLGGILADDQGLGKTISMIALIQMQRYLQSKSKSESMPNPKTEALNLDDDDDNGNNALNNSQVPAESKDSKPVPEVSTSTHAFSKRRPAGGTLVVCPASVLRQWARELDEKVAGAAKLKVLVYHGGTRTKDPVELATYDVVVTTYAIVTIEVPKQPVVDEDDAEERNGEAYGLSPEFSASKKRKKAINVSKKGKKGRTGFDSSSFDCSSGALARVGWLRVILDEAQTIKNHRTQVARACCSLRAKTRWCLSGTPIQNSIDDLYSYFRFLRYEPYAAYKSFCTTIKIPISRNSLHGYKKLQAILRAIMLRRTKGTLIDGEPIITLPPKSICLATVDFSKEERDFYTQLELDSRMQFKAYAAAGTVKQNYANILLMLLRLRQACDHPLLVNGYTSDYLGNFSLQTAKKLPRNKLTNLLDCLETSLSTCTSCNDTPDHPVVTICGHVFCYQCVSEYLNGDDNTCPAHRCKEPLGPDVVFSKAILRSCVLGDSENGSTSSQRADKSLIMEHEFSSAKIKALLEILRAQCRGKSADAELHGPIDCDDESLYENTGTADSTCRVKAVKHTAVYSSSPPEGPIKAIVFSQWTSMLNLVEQNMVQCGIPYRRLDGTMTLAARDKAVKEFNTDPEVIVMLMSLKAGNLGLNMVAACHVILLDLWWNPTTEDQAIDRAHRIGQTRPVTVSRITIKDTVEDRILALQEEKRKMVASAFGEDQGGSAATRLTVEDLKYLFLL
- the LOC115735560 gene encoding helicase-like transcription factor CHR28 isoform X4 — translated: MDPIEISSSDSETEVEDSGRSGTAQDRRVLPPWDSSLTSGASARRPETATSGSSLRYVPHVKVHANSSFSDGIGSSAQSSQDDDVRYFPENGHSALPSAINSRISISPTGDYERLSSQQALKRTLPSSFRPHVLTNKANLYEENGDNICINDINGNSSRPISTDSKSYMRDHWSRNPDDDVIMIENKSSRILPPSIMPAKSVSAAQVAGSSDPIFHSGIGDERMSKDDERLIYQAALEDLNQPKMEANLPDGLLSVPLLRHQKIALAWMLQKETRSLHCLGGILADDQGLGKTISMIALIQMQRYLQSKSKSESMPNPKTEALNLDDDDDNGNNALNNSQVPAESKDSKPVPEVSTSTHAFSKRRPAGGTLVVCPASVLRQWARELDEKVAGAAKLKVLVYHGGTRTKDPVELATYDVVVTTYAIVTIEVPKQPVVDEDDAEERNGEAYGLSPEFSASKKRKKAINVSKKGKKGRTGFDSSSFDCSSGALARVGWLRVILDEAQTIKNHRTQVARACCSLRAKTRWCLSGTPIQNSIDDLYSYFRFLRYEPYAAYKSFCTTIKIPISRNSLHGYKKLQAILRAIMLRRTKGTLIDGEPIITLPPKSICLATVDFSKEERDFYTQLELDSRMQFKAYAAAGTVKQNYANILLMLLRLRQACDHPLLVNGYTSDYLGNFSLQTAKKLPRNKLTNLLDCLETSLSTCTSCNDTPDHPVVTICGHVFCYQCVSEYLNGDDNTCPAHRCKEPLGPDVVFSKAILRSCVLGDSENGSTSSQRADKSLIMEHEFSSAKIKALLEILRAQCRGKSADAELHGPIDCDDESLYENTGTADSTCRVKAVKHTAVYSSSPPEGPIKAIVFSQWTSMLNLVEQNMVQCGIPYRRLDGTMTLAARDKAVKEFNTDPEVIVMLMSLKAGNLGLNMVAACHVILLDLWWNPTTEDQAIDRAHRIGQTRPVTVSRITIKDTVEDRILALQEEKRKMVASAFGEDQGGSAATRLTVEDLKYLFLL